A single Iodidimonas sp. SYSU 1G8 DNA region contains:
- a CDS encoding protein adenylyltransferase SelO has translation MPVSTSYLPDPRHDRLGAEFFDPVAPADFPQTILRFRNDRWAARVGLETLSDAEWISHFGRFEPLPGNFPRPLALRYHGHQFRSYNPDLGDGRGFLFAQMRDAKDGRLLDLGTKGSGKTPWSRTADGRLTLKGGVREILATEMLEAQGVYTSKTFSLIETGEALVRGDEPSPTRSSVMVRLSHGHVRIGTFQRLSALDKQDDLKRLVDYCIEQYWPQAREAADPVAAFFALAVGAIADMAADWWVAGFVHGVLNTDNTTITGESFDYGPWRFLPTLDPNFTAAYFDHSGLYAFGRQAGALFWNCERLAGCLLDLSSQTALVDGLNQFQTRFWSRLALRTHAKLALAPSGEDADRELVQGFYDALHKTGVPYERAFFDLVGGARANRVAASPHRDVYGAPEWVPIVERLRAARPAPGADRALSHAYLQRGAPSTLLIEEVEALWADIANRDDWSGLHEKIEEIRLAGDCYTGLASVSAD, from the coding sequence GTGCCCGTTTCGACAAGCTACCTGCCCGATCCGCGCCACGACCGCCTGGGCGCCGAATTCTTTGACCCCGTCGCCCCGGCGGACTTTCCGCAGACGATCCTCAGGTTCCGCAACGACCGCTGGGCGGCCCGGGTCGGGCTGGAGACCTTGAGCGACGCGGAATGGATCAGCCATTTTGGCCGGTTCGAGCCGCTGCCCGGCAATTTTCCCCGCCCACTGGCGCTGCGTTATCACGGTCATCAGTTCCGCAGCTACAATCCGGACCTTGGCGACGGGCGCGGTTTTCTGTTCGCTCAGATGCGCGATGCGAAGGATGGTCGCCTGCTCGATCTCGGCACCAAGGGATCAGGCAAGACACCCTGGTCGCGCACCGCCGACGGACGCCTGACGCTGAAGGGCGGCGTCCGGGAAATCCTGGCGACCGAAATGCTCGAGGCCCAGGGCGTCTACACCTCGAAGACGTTCAGCCTGATCGAAACGGGGGAAGCTCTGGTGCGCGGCGACGAACCCTCGCCAACCCGCTCCAGCGTGATGGTGCGCCTCAGCCACGGCCATGTGCGGATCGGCACGTTCCAGCGCCTCTCCGCCTTGGACAAGCAGGACGATCTCAAACGGCTCGTCGACTACTGCATCGAGCAGTATTGGCCCCAGGCGCGAGAAGCGGCCGATCCGGTCGCCGCGTTCTTCGCCCTGGCCGTCGGCGCCATCGCCGACATGGCGGCGGACTGGTGGGTCGCCGGTTTCGTGCACGGCGTCCTCAATACCGACAACACCACCATCACCGGCGAAAGCTTCGACTATGGCCCGTGGCGCTTTCTGCCCACGCTGGACCCGAATTTCACCGCCGCATACTTTGATCACAGCGGCCTGTACGCCTTCGGCAGGCAGGCCGGCGCCCTTTTCTGGAACTGTGAGCGCCTGGCCGGGTGCCTCCTCGACCTGTCCAGCCAGACCGCCCTGGTCGACGGCCTCAACCAGTTTCAGACCCGCTTCTGGAGCCGACTGGCGCTGCGTACCCATGCCAAGCTGGCACTCGCGCCTTCGGGGGAAGACGCCGACCGTGAACTGGTGCAGGGCTTCTACGACGCCCTGCACAAAACCGGCGTGCCTTATGAACGGGCGTTTTTCGATCTCGTCGGCGGCGCGCGGGCGAACCGCGTCGCCGCCAGCCCGCATCGGGACGTGTATGGCGCCCCGGAGTGGGTGCCCATTGTGGAGCGGCTGCGTGCCGCCCGGCCAGCGCCTGGGGCCGACCGGGCGCTATCGCACGCCTATTTGCAGCGCGGCGCGCCGTCGACGTTGCTCATCGAGGAAGTCGAGGCACTGTGGGCGGATATCGCCAACCGGGACGACTGGTCGGGGCTGCACGAGAAGATCGAGGAGATCCGGCTGGCCGGGGACTGTTACACCGGGCTGGCGTCCGTGTCGGCCGACTGA
- a CDS encoding CsgG/HfaB family protein, with protein sequence MFIARLVITTLLGATLAGCGATQIYGSKGVEPTLSFPVTNNDTPYTRCLAALASQPGNRLPVISVGEVADKTGQREGLGESSVASQGISEMVMSAFYKSGKTRMVERFDLRIPLAENKMTETKMITQQASQPVGPVRASDFVVLGALTELNYNILSEGAGLFIQGAGAKGRTVIINVGLDLRMINAQTFDVIYVSSLQKQIYGFEIEANVFRFFGSQLVEFDAGRIKNEPLQLGVRSVVEMSVYQFMTEYLGLPASPECALERTDFMNTYLEKRKGL encoded by the coding sequence ATGTTTATCGCAAGACTAGTCATCACAACCTTGCTCGGCGCGACGCTGGCCGGTTGTGGCGCAACCCAGATCTACGGCAGCAAAGGTGTTGAGCCGACCCTCAGTTTCCCCGTCACCAACAACGACACGCCGTACACGCGCTGCCTCGCCGCGCTGGCGAGCCAGCCGGGTAACAGACTGCCGGTGATTTCGGTCGGCGAGGTCGCCGACAAGACCGGACAGCGCGAAGGCCTGGGCGAAAGCTCCGTCGCCAGCCAGGGCATCAGCGAGATGGTGATGAGCGCCTTCTACAAGTCCGGCAAGACACGGATGGTCGAACGCTTCGATCTGCGGATTCCGCTGGCCGAAAACAAGATGACCGAAACCAAGATGATCACGCAGCAGGCAAGCCAGCCGGTCGGTCCGGTCCGGGCCAGTGACTTCGTGGTCCTCGGCGCACTCACCGAGCTCAACTACAACATCTTGAGCGAAGGGGCGGGACTGTTCATTCAGGGCGCCGGCGCCAAGGGGCGGACAGTCATCATCAATGTCGGACTCGATCTGCGCATGATAAACGCGCAGACCTTCGACGTCATTTACGTCAGTTCTCTTCAGAAACAGATTTATGGATTTGAGATCGAAGCAAACGTTTTCCGTTTCTTCGGCTCTCAACTCGTCGAGTTCGACGCGGGTCGTATCAAGAACGAACCGCTGCAACTCGGCGTACGGTCCGTCGTGGAAATGTCCGTGTACCAATTCATGACGGAATATCTCGGTCTTCCCGCGTCGCCGGAGTGCGCGCTGGAGCGGACCGATTTCATGAACACTTACCTCGAAAAAAGAAAGGGACTCTGA
- a CDS encoding response regulator transcription factor — MGQHAIWLVDRSKLFREGLKMLLRDSVFTVTLEAPDISQTEDLTAEQQPSLILVALTTQLEQASEEEQQLTHLCSSTETPVVVLSDQMSLQQLKAAMKAGANGYLLRDITPDALKQSLMLVITGEKVLPSDLVDVLVSGRSLRMAEPANDLPPDLSAREQCILNCLAHGYPNKIIAKRLNIAEGTVKVHIKTVFKKIRARNRTEAAIWALNHGYGHDSSCAS, encoded by the coding sequence ATGGGGCAACATGCCATATGGCTTGTCGACCGAAGCAAACTCTTTCGCGAAGGGCTCAAAATGCTGCTTCGCGATTCTGTTTTCACCGTGACGCTTGAAGCGCCGGACATCAGTCAGACCGAAGACCTGACGGCCGAGCAGCAGCCTTCCCTCATCCTGGTCGCGCTCACCACGCAACTCGAACAAGCCAGCGAGGAGGAACAGCAGTTGACGCATCTCTGCAGTTCCACCGAGACCCCAGTCGTGGTGCTGTCGGACCAGATGTCACTGCAGCAGCTCAAGGCCGCCATGAAGGCCGGGGCCAACGGTTATCTGCTGCGCGATATCACGCCTGATGCGCTCAAGCAGTCGCTGATGCTCGTCATCACCGGCGAGAAAGTGTTGCCCAGCGACCTCGTCGATGTCCTGGTATCGGGTCGGTCATTGCGGATGGCCGAGCCGGCGAACGATCTTCCCCCGGATTTGTCGGCGCGCGAGCAGTGCATCCTCAATTGCCTTGCCCACGGTTATCCCAACAAGATCATCGCCAAGCGGCTGAATATCGCCGAGGGAACCGTTAAGGTTCACATCAAGACCGTGTTCAAGAAGATCCGTGCGAGAAATCGCACCGAAGCGGCGATCTGGGCCCTCAATCATGGCTATGGCCACGACAGCTCATGCGCCTCCTGA
- a CDS encoding helix-turn-helix transcriptional regulator produces MANEFRHMSPSLTLRLAMPKLLSPHLADFSRRLQSVREASSYATRRAFAEALGVAEGAYGKYERGESYPHPETLGRIRQLTGATADYLYFGDVSGLPLALYRRIQLMEG; encoded by the coding sequence ATGGCGAACGAATTCCGCCATATGTCTCCGTCGCTTACGCTCAGGTTGGCAATGCCCAAACTCCTTTCGCCCCATCTCGCTGACTTTTCCCGGCGCCTCCAATCCGTTCGAGAGGCGAGTTCATATGCGACGCGGCGTGCGTTCGCCGAGGCCCTGGGCGTGGCGGAAGGCGCTTACGGCAAGTACGAGCGGGGCGAAAGCTATCCCCATCCGGAGACTCTCGGCCGCATTCGCCAGCTTACCGGCGCAACCGCCGACTACCTCTACTTCGGCGACGTATCAGGGCTTCCCCTGGCGCTTTATCGCCGGATCCAGTTAATGGAGGGGTAG
- a CDS encoding phytanoyl-CoA dioxygenase family protein: MGEVAAREYTDPVVAASTGTDWRGLITPEVREQYRRDGVIFLRQALHPEWLLLIELGLQRILSNSAQTKHKFFQGESGEFIETVRNFEHSFELQRLMYDSPIADMMSVLLGSERIWLYSDEFFLKEGLGKRTPWHQDMPYWPLEGEQIASMWISLDPLPREQCLEMIPGSHRTTRYDGFSPRDVSVDPTLPYYGEDLPPLPNIEAERDKWNITAFDIEPGDVILLHPGVLHGGGWTPEGGRRRTITIRCYGEDVVYAKRPASRPTVPLTPGLSLQLKPGEPLRSAWYPQLRPLPAHQIAR; the protein is encoded by the coding sequence ATGGGCGAAGTCGCTGCGAGAGAGTACACCGATCCTGTCGTCGCCGCGTCCACAGGGACTGATTGGCGCGGCCTGATCACGCCGGAGGTCCGGGAACAGTACCGGCGCGACGGGGTGATTTTCCTCCGACAGGCGCTTCATCCTGAATGGCTGTTGCTGATCGAGCTGGGGTTGCAGCGGATCCTGTCCAATAGCGCGCAGACCAAGCACAAATTCTTCCAGGGTGAATCGGGCGAGTTCATCGAAACCGTCCGCAATTTCGAGCACAGTTTCGAGCTGCAGCGACTGATGTATGATTCCCCCATCGCCGACATGATGTCCGTGTTGTTGGGCTCCGAGCGCATCTGGCTCTATTCGGACGAATTCTTCCTCAAGGAAGGTCTGGGCAAGCGCACGCCCTGGCACCAGGACATGCCGTACTGGCCACTGGAAGGCGAGCAGATCGCCTCCATGTGGATCAGCCTCGATCCGCTGCCCAGGGAACAGTGTCTGGAGATGATTCCCGGTTCGCACCGGACGACCCGATATGACGGCTTCAGCCCGCGCGACGTCTCGGTCGATCCGACGCTGCCATATTATGGCGAGGACTTGCCCCCTCTGCCGAATATCGAGGCGGAACGGGACAAGTGGAACATAACGGCCTTCGACATCGAGCCGGGCGACGTGATCCTGCTCCACCCCGGTGTCCTTCATGGCGGCGGATGGACGCCCGAGGGCGGTCGGCGGCGCACGATCACCATCCGGTGCTATGGCGAGGATGTGGTCTACGCCAAACGGCCGGCCTCACGGCCGACCGTACCCCTGACGCCGGGGCTGTCGCTGCAACTCAAGCCGGGAGAGCCGCTGCGTTCCGCCTGGTATCCGCAGCTCAGACCGTTGCCGGCGCATCAGATCGCCCGCTGA
- a CDS encoding phospholipase D-like domain-containing protein, whose protein sequence is MAFMKLFLIAAHIIAALLVTGHALLSKRNVRAAIGWIGIAWLSPLLGPFLYYAFGINRVTRRAMRLALPDRPGQTSRGARAASSESAEVDPGAADRDLIGERLSEQIATIAAVAARVTERPLSLGNQIDMLGNGDAAYPIMLGAIRAAHSTIAVASYIFRADRVGESFIEALAEAHKRGVDVRVIVDGIGSGYIWSPAVRRLRAAGIPVARFMHHVLPWRMPFLNMRSHKKILVVDGELGFTGGLNLGAENTRVLHRPRQVEDVHFRVRGPVVGQLMLTFAEDWHFTRGETLDGPAWWPALKAAGDMPARGISSGPDEDLGKLEAVMGVAACEAKQRLRIVSPYFLPDSELSSAIVLAALRGVRVELILPEASDHILLDWAMRAHLANFLQRGVACFLTPAPFDHSKLVTVDSQWCLLGSANWDVRSLRLNFEFNLECYGEDITSTMDALIDRKIAKSRPLTLEEISGRPPLRQFRDAAARLLLPYL, encoded by the coding sequence ATGGCGTTCATGAAGCTGTTTCTCATCGCCGCTCATATCATCGCCGCGCTGCTGGTGACGGGGCATGCCCTGCTGAGCAAGCGCAACGTGCGCGCGGCCATCGGCTGGATCGGCATTGCGTGGCTGTCTCCCCTGCTCGGCCCGTTCCTCTACTACGCCTTTGGCATCAATCGGGTCACCCGCCGCGCCATGCGGCTCGCCCTGCCTGATCGGCCCGGGCAAACCAGCCGCGGCGCGCGGGCCGCGAGCAGCGAGTCGGCGGAGGTGGATCCCGGGGCGGCCGACAGGGACCTGATTGGCGAACGTCTCAGCGAACAGATCGCCACCATCGCCGCCGTGGCGGCGCGGGTAACAGAGCGCCCGCTCTCGCTGGGAAACCAGATCGACATGCTGGGCAATGGCGACGCCGCCTACCCGATCATGCTGGGTGCCATCCGCGCCGCGCACTCCACCATCGCGGTCGCCTCGTATATCTTCCGAGCGGATCGGGTGGGCGAGTCTTTCATCGAGGCACTGGCAGAGGCGCACAAGCGCGGCGTCGATGTCAGGGTCATCGTCGACGGCATCGGCAGCGGCTACATCTGGTCACCCGCGGTCCGCCGCTTGCGCGCCGCCGGAATCCCGGTCGCCCGTTTCATGCATCATGTCCTGCCGTGGCGGATGCCGTTCCTGAACATGCGCAGCCACAAGAAAATCCTGGTCGTCGACGGCGAACTGGGCTTCACCGGTGGCCTGAATCTGGGCGCCGAGAACACCCGCGTCCTGCATCGGCCGCGCCAGGTGGAGGATGTGCACTTCCGGGTACGCGGCCCCGTCGTCGGCCAACTCATGCTGACCTTCGCCGAGGACTGGCATTTCACACGGGGCGAGACGCTGGACGGACCGGCATGGTGGCCGGCGCTCAAGGCGGCGGGCGATATGCCGGCGCGCGGCATCAGTTCCGGCCCGGACGAAGACCTGGGCAAGCTCGAGGCCGTCATGGGTGTCGCCGCGTGCGAGGCCAAGCAGCGCCTCAGGATCGTGTCACCTTATTTCCTGCCGGACAGCGAACTGTCATCGGCCATCGTGCTCGCCGCACTGCGCGGCGTCCGCGTCGAGCTGATCCTGCCCGAGGCGTCGGATCATATCCTGCTGGACTGGGCGATGCGGGCGCATCTTGCCAATTTTCTACAGCGCGGCGTCGCCTGCTTCCTTACGCCCGCGCCGTTCGACCACTCGAAGCTCGTCACGGTCGACAGCCAGTGGTGCCTGCTCGGCAGCGCCAACTGGGACGTCCGCAGCCTGCGGCTCAACTTCGAGTTCAATCTGGAATGTTACGGCGAGGACATCACCAGCACCATGGACGCGCTGATCGACCGCAAGATTGCGAAGTCGCGTCCGCTGACGCTCGAGGAAATCTCCGGTCGACCGCCGCTGCGGCAGTTCCGCGACGCCGCGGCCCGTCTGCTGCTGCCCTATCTTTAA
- a CDS encoding tetratricopeptide repeat protein: protein MTASLLAVLPPEAVIAPAQADETAAAASGGPPSAPAIDLLVQRAKEQDPDAQYTLAVLGLTGKLGKQEPASVIRLLSSAAGRGHREAIFLLGTLQLKGWNMPADPVRAAALFTRGAQAGHIQSQIALARALYDGNGLSRDRQAAATWFQKAADKGSGVAQTNLGLMYLRGDGVQQDAGKGLALLTKAADAGLPGAQYNLAAAYAAGEGVPADPTKAQALFSQAAEAGNQRAQYEYGLHLVTGKFIAADPREGMKWLLIAAVGADRPLASQARETVKRLTPTIGNAAVIDAGELSKQWLTKRQWQQVKTQ, encoded by the coding sequence TTGACCGCCAGCCTATTGGCGGTCCTGCCACCGGAAGCCGTCATCGCGCCCGCCCAAGCGGATGAAACGGCTGCAGCGGCTTCCGGTGGGCCCCCATCCGCGCCCGCGATCGATCTGCTGGTGCAACGCGCGAAGGAGCAGGATCCGGACGCCCAGTACACGCTCGCGGTGCTGGGTCTTACCGGCAAACTGGGAAAGCAGGAGCCGGCATCTGTCATTCGGCTGCTGTCGTCGGCCGCCGGTCGGGGCCATCGGGAAGCAATATTTCTTCTGGGAACGCTGCAGCTCAAGGGCTGGAATATGCCGGCGGACCCGGTCCGCGCCGCCGCCCTTTTTACGAGGGGGGCGCAAGCCGGTCACATCCAGTCGCAGATCGCGCTGGCCCGGGCACTGTATGACGGCAATGGGTTGTCGCGCGACAGGCAGGCCGCGGCGACATGGTTTCAGAAGGCGGCGGACAAGGGATCAGGGGTCGCGCAAACCAATCTGGGACTGATGTACCTGCGCGGCGACGGCGTGCAACAGGATGCCGGGAAAGGCCTGGCGCTGCTGACGAAAGCCGCGGACGCCGGGTTGCCCGGCGCCCAGTACAACCTCGCCGCCGCCTACGCCGCCGGTGAAGGCGTCCCGGCGGACCCCACAAAGGCGCAGGCCCTGTTCTCGCAGGCGGCGGAGGCCGGCAATCAGCGGGCCCAGTACGAATACGGGCTGCATCTGGTGACGGGAAAATTCATCGCCGCCGACCCGCGCGAAGGCATGAAGTGGCTGCTGATCGCCGCCGTCGGCGCGGACCGGCCGCTGGCCAGCCAGGCGCGTGAAACCGTCAAGCGCCTGACGCCGACAATCGGCAACGCCGCTGTCATCGACGCCGGGGAACTGTCGAAGCAATGGCTGACGAAACGCCAATGGCAGCAGGTCAAGACCCAATAG
- a CDS encoding aromatic ring-hydroxylating dioxygenase subunit alpha yields the protein MDRFEDYNQIADRLADHARDGTTDSAPDILRIPASYYLDPELWKIEVERIFKRVPLLLAFTGELRQPGRYKAMKAAGVPVVMIRGRDGVVRAFLNACRHRGARVMEEGTGKCVRMVCPYHAWAYDERGALVKVADPEKFGDFDTAGEGLTELPCAEVAGLIFVSLTPGAAMDIDAWLGGFREELEKLEMADWEVCATQSLETANWKLAHDGYVDGYHIASLHPKTIAAFSQSNVLTYDAFGPHQRIGFAHHNILPVTEKPPAERTLNDGLTVIRTIFPHVSLAVRHGEGGVVSQLFPGPTHDTSYTIQAFLAPKVPETEEEKAMFGMRTKMLYEVVRDEDYKTVDGVQEGLASGAIPDVIFGRNEIGNQRLHKWIAYYCQETPDPSARPDL from the coding sequence ATGGACCGGTTCGAGGACTATAACCAGATCGCTGACCGGCTCGCCGATCACGCGCGGGACGGCACCACCGATTCCGCGCCGGACATCCTGCGCATTCCGGCCTCGTACTATCTCGATCCCGAGCTCTGGAAGATCGAGGTCGAGCGGATTTTCAAGCGGGTGCCGCTGCTGCTCGCCTTCACGGGCGAGCTGCGTCAGCCTGGCCGGTACAAGGCGATGAAGGCGGCCGGCGTGCCGGTGGTGATGATCCGTGGCCGCGACGGCGTGGTGAGGGCCTTCCTGAACGCGTGCCGTCATCGCGGCGCGCGGGTCATGGAGGAGGGGACTGGCAAGTGCGTGCGGATGGTCTGCCCGTATCACGCCTGGGCCTATGACGAACGCGGCGCGCTGGTGAAGGTGGCCGATCCGGAGAAGTTCGGCGATTTCGACACGGCGGGCGAAGGCCTGACCGAGCTGCCCTGCGCCGAAGTGGCCGGCCTGATCTTCGTCAGCCTGACGCCGGGCGCCGCAATGGACATCGACGCGTGGCTGGGCGGCTTCCGCGAGGAACTGGAGAAGCTGGAGATGGCGGACTGGGAAGTCTGCGCCACCCAATCTCTGGAGACGGCCAACTGGAAGCTGGCTCATGACGGTTATGTGGACGGCTATCACATCGCCTCGCTCCATCCCAAGACCATCGCGGCGTTCTCCCAGTCCAATGTGCTGACCTATGATGCCTTCGGCCCGCATCAGCGGATCGGCTTCGCGCATCACAACATCCTGCCGGTAACCGAAAAGCCGCCGGCGGAGCGGACGCTGAATGACGGCCTTACCGTGATCCGCACCATCTTCCCGCATGTCTCGCTGGCGGTGCGCCATGGCGAGGGCGGCGTGGTGTCCCAGCTGTTTCCCGGCCCGACCCACGATACGTCCTACACGATCCAGGCCTTCCTGGCGCCCAAGGTGCCGGAAACCGAGGAAGAGAAGGCCATGTTCGGCATGCGCACCAAGATGCTCTACGAGGTGGTGCGGGACGAGGACTACAAGACCGTGGACGGCGTGCAGGAAGGCCTGGCCTCGGGCGCGATCCCGGATGTGATTTTCGGCCGCAACGAGATCGGCAACCAGCGGCTGCACAAGTGGATCGCCTATTACTGCCAGGAAACGCCCGACCCATCGGCGAGGCCCGATCTCTAG
- a CDS encoding patatin-like phospholipase family protein → MEMAASPRSEPLPRTGLILAGGGARGAYQVGVLKAIAELFPGVANPFPVICGVSVGSINAAFVASQAHDFPSAIERLEQLWLALRSDKVFRTDVATVTTTAMHWLLTLTVGGIGGGNPMALLHNTPLYHLLVRDIDFAGIERRLDEGALDALAITASSYANGRAMTFFQAADGLPDWRRARRDGVHCRVGADHLMASAALPIIFPPWKVDGDYYGDGSLRLTAPLSPAIHLGAERILVVGTRDRLVETAQGGERHQRPPTLGDIAGHLLDLLFNDNLNEDVERLRRINRTLSLVPGDKARDSMLRNIEVLIVQPSKNIGEIARKHVREIPWTIRGLLRGAGAWGSGWRVPSYLLFEPGFCGELIELGYTDAMTRRDEIAAFLAGEAPVQSADTDASPV, encoded by the coding sequence ATGGAGATGGCTGCGTCACCACGATCCGAACCACTCCCCCGCACGGGTCTCATTCTCGCGGGCGGCGGCGCGCGCGGCGCGTATCAAGTGGGCGTGCTGAAGGCTATCGCCGAGCTGTTTCCGGGCGTCGCCAATCCGTTCCCGGTGATCTGCGGCGTTTCGGTCGGCTCGATCAACGCCGCCTTCGTGGCCAGCCAGGCCCATGATTTTCCCAGCGCCATCGAGCGCCTGGAACAATTGTGGCTGGCGCTGCGAAGCGACAAGGTATTCCGCACCGATGTCGCGACCGTGACGACGACGGCGATGCATTGGCTGCTGACCCTGACGGTGGGCGGCATCGGTGGCGGGAACCCCATGGCGCTGCTGCACAACACGCCACTTTACCATCTGCTGGTCCGGGACATCGACTTCGCGGGCATCGAACGCCGCCTCGACGAGGGCGCCCTGGATGCGCTCGCGATCACGGCGTCGAGCTATGCCAATGGTCGGGCGATGACCTTCTTTCAGGCGGCGGACGGTCTGCCGGACTGGCGCCGCGCCCGGCGCGACGGCGTGCATTGTCGTGTCGGCGCCGACCATCTGATGGCCTCGGCGGCGCTGCCGATCATCTTTCCGCCCTGGAAGGTGGACGGCGATTACTATGGCGATGGCTCGCTGCGCCTTACCGCGCCGCTCAGCCCGGCGATCCATCTGGGCGCCGAGCGGATTCTGGTTGTCGGCACGCGCGACCGGCTGGTGGAAACGGCGCAGGGAGGCGAGCGACACCAGCGTCCGCCAACGCTCGGCGATATCGCGGGCCATCTCCTCGATCTGCTTTTCAACGACAATCTGAACGAGGATGTGGAGCGGCTACGCCGGATCAACCGAACCCTGTCGCTGGTGCCCGGCGACAAGGCGCGGGACAGCATGCTGCGCAATATCGAGGTCCTCATCGTCCAGCCGTCGAAGAATATCGGCGAGATCGCGCGCAAGCACGTCCGCGAGATTCCGTGGACCATCCGCGGCCTGTTGCGCGGCGCCGGCGCTTGGGGCTCGGGCTGGCGGGTGCCCAGTTATCTGCTGTTCGAGCCCGGCTTCTGTGGCGAACTCATCGAACTGGGCTATACCGACGCCATGACGCGGCGTGACGAGATCGCCGCGTTCCTCGCCGGAGAGGCGCCCGTTCAGTCGGCCGACACGGACGCCAGCCCGGTGTAA
- a CDS encoding endonuclease/exonuclease/phosphatase family protein, whose product MKIISWNLLRRTGAAVKDVAELIQQEKPDLVLMQEATSQVIRLPDLAGGTLFHEPMDRRIYGLAAWSPHEVTPGETFTLPVSRMPGRLPPRIAQILHVGEITFANVHLSHGQWLNRWQLHRLCTSLTGPAAIIGDYNAVGPTILPGFRDIGPRERTHMCGRMIPLRLDRCLARSIRCVSATTLARGASDHHPIVLHLRPEHHHQAWPVAAE is encoded by the coding sequence TTGAAAATCATCAGCTGGAATCTCCTGCGCCGTACAGGCGCCGCCGTAAAGGATGTGGCGGAACTGATCCAACAGGAAAAGCCCGATCTGGTTCTGATGCAGGAGGCAACGTCTCAGGTGATCCGGCTTCCCGATCTCGCCGGGGGTACACTGTTTCACGAGCCTATGGATCGCCGGATCTACGGGTTGGCCGCATGGAGCCCTCACGAGGTCACCCCGGGCGAAACATTCACCCTGCCGGTATCACGCATGCCCGGGCGCCTGCCGCCGCGCATTGCCCAGATTCTTCATGTTGGGGAAATCACCTTCGCCAACGTGCATCTGTCTCATGGCCAGTGGCTCAACCGCTGGCAGCTGCATCGACTGTGCACCTCGCTGACCGGACCCGCCGCCATCATCGGCGACTATAATGCGGTCGGGCCTACGATACTTCCCGGCTTCCGTGACATCGGCCCCCGCGAGCGCACCCACATGTGCGGACGGATGATTCCGCTCCGTCTCGACCGGTGCCTTGCCAGAAGCATACGCTGCGTTTCCGCGACGACGCTGGCGCGCGGCGCATCGGACCACCATCCTATCGTGCTTCACTTGCGGCCCGAGCATCATCACCAGGCCTGGCCGGTGGCCGCCGAGTAA
- a CDS encoding NADPH:quinone oxidoreductase family protein — MRAWRAETFGEAIDVLKLVDAPVPEPKGNQIQVKVTAAGVGLPDVLMIRGNYPAVAAPPVTPGQEVVGVVTAAGPEADVKIGQKVMTSTQFASGAGGFAEYCLASTNSAMTIPKNMSDEEAAGFFVPYHTGYVGLVQRGQIKAGETLLVLGGAGSSGSAAIMLGKAMGATVIATASSADKAEFCRKLGADHVINYSEQPIHKAVRELTGGAGAQIVYDPVGGSAYEAATKCIAQHGRIVFIGYGSGTWPKVDPLHVVLKSYTLIGAFAGARTTEETRAHHAHLVELAEAGKIGVPVDKVFDFDHVPQAIDRLARGEMLGKVVVKL; from the coding sequence ATGCGGGCATGGCGGGCCGAGACGTTCGGCGAGGCGATTGATGTTCTGAAGCTGGTCGATGCACCGGTGCCGGAGCCGAAGGGCAATCAGATTCAGGTGAAGGTGACCGCCGCTGGCGTGGGTCTGCCGGATGTGCTGATGATCCGCGGCAACTACCCGGCCGTCGCCGCGCCGCCGGTGACCCCTGGCCAGGAAGTGGTCGGCGTGGTGACCGCCGCCGGTCCAGAGGCGGATGTGAAGATCGGTCAGAAGGTCATGACCTCGACCCAGTTCGCCAGCGGCGCGGGCGGCTTCGCCGAATACTGCCTCGCCTCGACCAATTCGGCGATGACCATCCCGAAGAACATGAGCGACGAGGAAGCCGCCGGTTTCTTCGTGCCCTATCACACCGGCTATGTCGGCCTGGTGCAGCGCGGCCAGATCAAGGCGGGCGAGACGCTGCTGGTTCTGGGCGGCGCCGGCTCGTCCGGCTCGGCGGCGATCATGCTGGGCAAGGCCATGGGCGCGACCGTCATCGCGACGGCGAGCAGCGCCGACAAGGCCGAGTTCTGCCGCAAGCTCGGCGCGGATCACGTGATCAACTACAGCGAACAGCCGATTCACAAGGCCGTGCGGGAACTCACCGGTGGCGCTGGCGCCCAGATCGTCTACGACCCGGTTGGCGGCAGCGCCTACGAGGCAGCGACCAAGTGCATTGCCCAGCATGGCCGCATCGTGTTCATCGGCTATGGCAGCGGGACGTGGCCCAAGGTCGATCCGCTGCATGTCGTGCTGAAGTCCTACACGCTGATCGGCGCCTTCGCCGGCGCCCGGACGACGGAAGAAACCCGCGCCCACCACGCGCATCTGGTCGAGCTTGCCGAGGCCGGCAAGATCGGCGTGCCCGTGGACAAGGTATTCGATTTCGATCATGTGCCGCAGGCCATCGACCGCCTTGCCAGGGGCGAGATGCTCGGCAAGGTCGTGGTCAAGCTGTAA